The following proteins are co-located in the Syntrophorhabdaceae bacterium genome:
- a CDS encoding NADH-quinone oxidoreductase subunit C has product MVKEISEKIKESISTVEPVEIPYEQRGYHLAIEATKANIVDVVSFFDKAGLYLEDMCCVDYIDYLEIVYLFNNHNKVCRIKVTLKVDPEKPSAPTISHIYKIARWYEREIHEFFGVLFEGHNFMTYLFLHDQIDFYPLRKKQVPVPEEDKRLLNSFNPEEQEDGFFLNLGPQHPSTHGVLRVVVKMNGEYMLSAEPVLGYLHRMHEKMAENRTYQQFYPNAARMDYLGALNFNLGYVTTVEKLCGIEVPERAQYIRTITAELNRISSHLLWFGAFVADLGGLTPFLYTFDDRENILDILEAVAGSRLTYSYFRFGGLFNDVDDDFVLNVKKFIDRLRSRFSMYERLVTGNVIFINRVKNIGVMDKNYPLKYGCSGPVIRSIGIPFDIRKHEPYAVYDRIDFDVATGTNGDNMDRYLVRIKEMEISLNIIEKALKDLPSGPVKAEKIPKKLKPPKGDIYHTVESPRGELGIYIVSDESDVPYRMRWRVPSYSNLMTFPELAEGSLIADAIATLGSYDLVIPEIDR; this is encoded by the coding sequence ATGGTAAAAGAGATCTCCGAAAAGATAAAAGAGAGTATAAGCACTGTTGAACCTGTAGAAATCCCTTATGAGCAGAGGGGCTATCATCTGGCTATAGAGGCAACCAAAGCTAATATAGTGGATGTAGTGAGCTTTTTTGATAAGGCAGGATTATATCTTGAGGATATGTGCTGTGTTGACTATATAGATTATCTTGAGATCGTATATCTTTTTAATAATCACAATAAGGTTTGCAGGATAAAGGTGACCTTGAAGGTTGACCCTGAAAAACCTTCTGCCCCCACCATATCCCATATATATAAGATTGCCCGTTGGTATGAGAGAGAGATACACGAATTTTTTGGTGTCCTATTTGAAGGCCATAATTTTATGACATATCTGTTTCTCCATGACCAGATAGACTTTTATCCATTGAGGAAAAAACAGGTGCCTGTTCCTGAGGAAGACAAAAGACTTCTTAATTCCTTCAATCCTGAGGAACAAGAGGACGGCTTCTTCCTGAACTTAGGACCGCAGCATCCAAGCACACACGGTGTTCTCAGGGTTGTGGTGAAGATGAACGGTGAATACATGCTAAGCGCAGAACCTGTTCTCGGTTATCTTCACAGGATGCACGAAAAGATGGCGGAAAATAGAACATATCAGCAATTCTATCCCAATGCAGCAAGAATGGATTATCTTGGGGCATTGAATTTCAACTTAGGATATGTAACCACGGTGGAGAAACTATGCGGCATCGAAGTTCCAGAAAGGGCTCAGTATATAAGAACCATAACAGCAGAGCTCAACAGGATATCAAGCCACCTCTTGTGGTTTGGTGCATTTGTTGCCGACCTCGGCGGACTTACACCATTTCTCTACACATTTGATGACAGGGAAAACATCCTTGATATACTCGAGGCAGTGGCAGGTTCAAGGTTGACATATTCTTATTTTAGATTTGGCGGGCTCTTCAACGATGTAGATGATGATTTTGTCCTGAATGTGAAAAAATTCATAGACCGTCTCAGAAGTCGCTTTAGCATGTATGAAAGACTTGTTACAGGAAATGTGATCTTTATAAACAGGGTTAAAAATATCGGCGTTATGGATAAAAACTATCCGCTGAAATACGGTTGCTCAGGCCCTGTAATAAGGAGTATAGGCATACCATTTGATATAAGAAAACACGAACCCTATGCAGTATACGATAGGATAGACTTTGATGTGGCCACAGGCACAAACGGCGACAATATGGACCGCTACCTTGTTCGTATCAAGGAGATGGAGATAAGTCTCAATATCATTGAAAAGGCTTTGAAAGACCTGCCATCAGGACCTGTGAAGGCAGAGAAGATCCCAAAGAAACTAAAACCACCCAAAGGAGACATATATCACACTGTTGAGTCCCCAAGGGGTGAGCTTGGTATATATATAGTTAGTGATGAGAGTGATGTCCCATACAGGATGCGATGGAGAGTTCCTTCATACTCAAATCTTATGACATTCCCGGAGCTTGCAGAGGGTTCACTCATCGCCGATGCCATTGCAACACTTGGTAGCTATGACCTTGTGATACCTGAAATAGACAGATAA
- a CDS encoding NADH-quinone oxidoreductase subunit A produces the protein MDTLIEFSYVVVFAIVAIVFTIAPVVISRLIAPRTIGEKTFTTYECGIKPFGSAWTRHTVVYYIYALIFIAFDVDILYLFPAALGYTRQGNTYEFYTLLVFVLLLVLAIIYAWGKGVFTWKRKNLL, from the coding sequence ATGGATACGCTTATAGAGTTCTCATATGTGGTAGTATTCGCCATTGTAGCTATAGTGTTTACCATTGCGCCTGTAGTCATATCAAGGCTCATTGCACCACGGACAATAGGTGAAAAGACATTTACAACCTATGAGTGCGGAATAAAACCCTTTGGTAGCGCATGGACACGCCATACAGTGGTCTACTACATCTATGCACTTATATTCATCGCATTTGATGTGGATATATTATATCTTTTCCCGGCAGCACTGGGTTATACAAGGCAGGGAAATACATATGAATTTTATACGCTCTTGGTATTTGTCCTTCTGCTGGTGCTGGCAATAATCTATGCATGGGGAAAGGGGGTCTTCACCTGGAAACGAAAGAATCTATTATAA
- the nuoH gene encoding NADH-quinone oxidoreductase subunit NuoH, translating into MCALDSIIAVVGKEVIRLIAGLIGVLIVVVVNALILTWVERKVSGHMQKRIGPKEVGPYGLIQPIADGLKLLGKELLTPANVDKPLYYLAPVVVFIPVLVSFIVIPFDGFLQVKDINVGILVILAFSSLSVLSILIAGWGSNNKYSLIGATRSVAQNIAYEIPLLLSLLPVVFMANSFSLRDIVEAQREGWFVWRWQFFAFLIYFIAATAETNRTPFDLPEAESELVAGFHTEYSGMRFALFFLAEYTNIFIASAIATTFFLGGYLGPVLPGIVWFFIKTYFLVFVIMWFRWTFPRVRFDQLLNFSWKILIPVAFANLILTGGILKL; encoded by the coding sequence TTGTGTGCGTTAGATAGCATAATAGCAGTTGTGGGCAAAGAGGTAATAAGGCTCATTGCTGGTCTTATTGGCGTCCTAATCGTAGTAGTTGTAAATGCCCTTATCCTTACATGGGTCGAGCGTAAGGTAAGCGGTCATATGCAGAAGAGGATAGGTCCAAAGGAAGTAGGTCCATATGGGCTCATCCAGCCCATTGCAGATGGTTTGAAGCTTCTGGGAAAGGAACTGTTGACCCCTGCCAATGTAGATAAGCCCCTCTACTATCTTGCCCCGGTTGTTGTCTTTATCCCTGTCCTTGTCTCTTTTATAGTCATACCTTTTGATGGATTTCTACAGGTAAAAGACATCAATGTGGGTATCCTCGTGATCCTTGCATTCTCATCTCTATCTGTGCTTTCCATACTTATTGCTGGATGGGGTTCAAACAACAAATACTCACTAATAGGTGCCACAAGGAGTGTTGCCCAGAATATTGCCTATGAGATACCTTTATTGCTTTCACTTTTACCTGTAGTATTCATGGCAAATTCCTTTTCCTTGAGAGACATTGTGGAGGCACAGAGGGAAGGCTGGTTTGTATGGAGATGGCAGTTCTTTGCCTTCCTTATATATTTTATAGCTGCCACTGCAGAGACCAACAGGACACCCTTTGACCTCCCCGAGGCAGAGAGTGAGCTTGTTGCCGGATTCCATACCGAATATTCTGGTATGAGATTTGCCCTGTTCTTCCTGGCTGAATATACAAATATCTTTATAGCCAGCGCTATTGCCACCACATTCTTCCTTGGTGGCTATCTTGGTCCAGTGCTGCCTGGTATAGTGTGGTTTTTTATAAAGACATATTTCCTTGTATTTGTCATCATGTGGTTCAGATGGACGTTCCCCAGGGTGAGGTTTGATCAACTTCTTAATTTTTCATGGAAGATTTTGATACCTGTGGCATTTGCAAACCTTATTTTAACAGGGGGGATTTTGAAGTTATGA
- a CDS encoding lytic transglycosylase domain-containing protein: MIKFKKSKEKGRHNLNRVFCKILPFIIATSLILSCYIEDLYAQTSQRRGDTIDKRLSELEKEVARLKKEVDFYDLSNLPDNLILCDKKVPLNRDDIRERFEREMLQFLENKGLLTILIKRYFKYQGLINEEIKRQSLPGDLIFLVITESYLNPRALSKANAAGMWQFIKETGKREGLYIDESIDERYNIKRATKAGLTHLKKLNEEFNDWFIAMAAYNAGAARLREAIANQNTKDFFDLFLPEETERYIFRIISLKEAILNRERYGIRIDEKSLYKQVALREVIIETSREIHIAVLSESMDLPFKIFRDYNLHMRRYRLPKGIYSVNVPSDKVSPFIKNVSNYPYIKVLREK, translated from the coding sequence GTGATAAAATTTAAAAAAAGCAAGGAAAAGGGACGTCATAATCTTAACAGGGTCTTTTGTAAGATTTTGCCTTTCATAATTGCAACATCTTTGATTTTATCTTGTTATATTGAAGATTTATATGCCCAGACGTCTCAGAGAAGAGGGGACACAATAGATAAAAGGTTATCAGAACTTGAAAAAGAGGTGGCAAGATTAAAAAAAGAGGTGGATTTTTATGACCTGTCTAATCTCCCTGATAATTTAATCCTCTGTGATAAAAAGGTCCCCCTCAATAGGGATGATATACGAGAGAGATTTGAAAGGGAGATGCTCCAGTTTCTTGAAAATAAAGGACTGCTTACTATATTAATAAAACGATATTTTAAATATCAAGGTCTGATAAATGAAGAGATAAAAAGACAGTCATTACCCGGTGATTTGATCTTTCTTGTGATTACAGAAAGTTATCTAAATCCAAGGGCACTTTCTAAAGCTAATGCAGCAGGGATGTGGCAGTTTATAAAAGAGACAGGGAAGAGAGAGGGTCTATATATAGATGAAAGTATAGATGAGAGATATAACATAAAAAGGGCGACCAAGGCCGGTCTGACACACCTGAAAAAACTCAACGAAGAGTTTAATGACTGGTTTATAGCCATGGCAGCGTATAATGCAGGAGCAGCAAGGTTAAGAGAGGCAATAGCAAACCAGAACACAAAGGATTTTTTTGACCTATTTCTTCCTGAAGAGACAGAGCGTTATATATTCAGGATTATCTCCTTGAAGGAGGCAATACTAAATCGAGAAAGATACGGGATAAGAATCGATGAAAAAAGCCTTTATAAACAAGTGGCATTAAGAGAGGTCATTATAGAAACAAGCAGGGAGATACATATAGCAGTTCTATCAGAATCTATGGACCTTCCCTTCAAGATATTCAGGGATTATAACCTACATATGAGGAGATACAGGCTTCCTAAAGGTATATACAGCGTAAATGTGCCCTCTGATAAGGTATCACCTTTTATAAAAAATGTGAGCAATTATCCTTATATAAAAGTATTACGTGAAAAATAG
- a CDS encoding 4Fe-4S binding protein, whose amino-acid sequence MVKDVITGAISLLKGMGVTIKAFFSPVVTVQYPRETINITPRFRGHTKLVADDENPEKTRCIVCGMCERNCPSNSIKVIGEKKEGEKKKTLTQYILNFTTCSQCGLCVESCPTDALEFSADYNPASFNKEAFYYDLVLEFEKRKKR is encoded by the coding sequence ATGGTAAAGGACGTAATAACAGGTGCGATTTCTTTACTTAAGGGCATGGGAGTCACTATAAAGGCATTCTTTAGCCCCGTTGTTACGGTCCAGTATCCCAGGGAGACCATCAATATAACACCCCGCTTCAGGGGACATACAAAGCTGGTGGCAGATGATGAGAACCCTGAAAAGACAAGATGTATTGTATGCGGTATGTGTGAGAGAAACTGCCCGTCTAACTCTATAAAGGTTATAGGTGAAAAGAAAGAGGGTGAAAAGAAAAAGACCCTAACACAATATATCCTTAATTTCACCACTTGTAGCCAGTGTGGTTTATGTGTTGAGTCCTGTCCAACTGATGCCCTTGAATTTTCAGCAGATTATAATCCTGCCTCATTTAACAAAGAGGCATTTTATTATGACCTTGTGCTTGAATTTGAAAAGAGGAAGAAGAGATAA
- a CDS encoding twin-arginine translocase subunit TatC yields MEREKTIIILKAVKKLIIKLLLIVFISGLVSFIFSKPLLLKLLKNTNMKVYYYTLPEVFLSSVELSIFSGLFFAVPFLAVIFWLEFKDVLKLRLSEGLAYALFTVILFYIGGFFCYFVVLPSGIQFLVGYENEMLKAMISVEKFITFSAMMIFAFGVTFEVPLILLFASKKRILRSQTLIKTRRFAVLFIAIASAMITPTPDVYNMMLLAVPTYILFEIGILLMKINERKEKTLLTQKDL; encoded by the coding sequence ATGGAACGAGAAAAGACCATAATAATATTGAAGGCGGTAAAAAAACTAATTATTAAACTCCTTTTGATTGTTTTTATATCGGGTCTTGTGAGTTTTATATTTTCAAAGCCTTTACTTTTAAAACTCTTAAAGAATACCAATATGAAGGTTTATTATTATACATTGCCGGAGGTGTTTTTGTCCTCTGTGGAGCTATCCATCTTTTCGGGACTATTTTTTGCCGTGCCTTTTTTGGCAGTAATATTCTGGCTGGAGTTTAAGGATGTTCTCAAACTAAGGTTATCAGAGGGTCTTGCCTATGCCTTATTTACTGTGATACTTTTTTATATCGGTGGATTTTTTTGCTATTTTGTTGTTTTACCTTCAGGAATTCAGTTTCTTGTGGGATATGAGAATGAGATGCTTAAAGCCATGATCTCCGTAGAAAAATTTATTACTTTTTCCGCTATGATGATCTTTGCATTTGGGGTTACTTTTGAGGTCCCATTAATACTTCTTTTTGCCAGCAAAAAAAGGATATTGAGATCTCAGACTTTGATAAAGACGAGGAGATTTGCAGTCCTTTTTATTGCCATAGCATCTGCTATGATAACCCCTACGCCTGATGTTTATAACATGATGCTCCTTGCTGTCCCCACCTATATTCTCTTTGAGATAGGCATACTTTTGATGAAGATAAACGAGAGAAAAGAAAAAACATTGTTGACCCAGAAGGATTTATAA
- the nuoK gene encoding NADH-quinone oxidoreductase subunit NuoK, whose translation MTGTFLFNNLHIYMFLAIFLMCCGILGIVYRRTMIAMLISVELIMNGAGLNFVAINRFLYPDRVNGQVFTLFIMGIAAAETAIALAIIILIFRRFKKIEGDTLKELKD comes from the coding sequence ATGACAGGCACTTTTTTATTCAATAACCTGCATATTTACATGTTTCTGGCAATATTTCTCATGTGTTGTGGAATTCTGGGCATTGTTTACAGAAGGACCATGATTGCCATGCTTATATCTGTTGAACTTATAATGAATGGCGCAGGACTTAATTTTGTTGCCATAAACAGGTTTTTATACCCTGATAGGGTAAACGGCCAGGTATTTACTCTGTTTATTATGGGAATAGCAGCGGCTGAGACAGCTATTGCCCTTGCCATTATAATACTCATATTTAGGCGTTTCAAAAAGATAGAAGGCGATACATTAAAGGAGTTGAAAGATTAG
- a CDS encoding Na(+)/H(+) antiporter subunit D: MDRWIHPSVFFFVGSLLLPFIKNEKTKKFILLLIPVLGIIDVAMMQEGTYGVFNFLNINLIFGRVDKLSLVFAWVFVIMAFLGALYALHVKEDGHHIAGNFYIGSSLGAIFGGDYVTVFIFWEIMAFSSVFLVWYRKEQRSIEAGYRYLLVHVFGGLLFLAGMMLYYYKTGNLLFNRILPDNAGIAEYLILAGFSLNAAVLPLHAWLPDAYPEATVEGAVFMCAFTTKTAVYVLARGFPGFEVLAILGTAMTVYGVFYAVIENDMRRVLAYHIISQVGYMVAGVGIGTELAVNGACAHAFAHILYKALLFMGAGAVLYMTGTAKLTKLGGLYKYMPLTMIFYVVGAISISGFPLFSGFVSKSMIVASAHEEGRLILMLLMNLAGIGTFLSVGLKVTYFAFFSKDEAPIKTTEPPKNMLWSMGLTSALCFIIGVYPDSLYVLLPHKVEYHPYTLSHLSEMLQILSFTGLIFFLLVKKLSPEEKLNLDMDYFYRKGGRAFMFVDDMVISPIDTWWGNLYNKLALKLLFIKAAFAYAFDRKVIDGIVDGTAISVRMAGFIVRKLQTGKIQAYIGFAVFILVIVIWFALRMG; the protein is encoded by the coding sequence ATGGATAGGTGGATACATCCTTCGGTCTTTTTCTTTGTCGGTAGTCTGCTATTACCGTTTATAAAGAACGAAAAGACAAAGAAATTTATACTCCTTTTGATCCCTGTTCTTGGAATCATAGATGTGGCCATGATGCAGGAGGGCACCTATGGTGTTTTTAATTTCCTCAATATAAATCTAATATTCGGAAGGGTTGACAAACTTTCGTTGGTTTTTGCATGGGTTTTTGTGATAATGGCCTTCCTCGGCGCATTATATGCGCTCCATGTAAAAGAGGATGGACACCATATAGCAGGAAACTTCTATATAGGAAGTTCTCTTGGCGCCATATTCGGCGGTGATTATGTAACTGTTTTTATCTTCTGGGAGATCATGGCCTTCTCTTCAGTATTCCTTGTTTGGTATAGAAAGGAACAAAGGTCAATCGAGGCAGGATACAGATATCTTCTTGTCCATGTTTTTGGTGGTTTGTTGTTTCTCGCAGGCATGATGCTCTATTACTATAAAACAGGCAATTTGTTATTCAATAGAATCTTACCGGATAATGCAGGTATTGCAGAATATCTTATATTGGCGGGCTTCTCGCTGAATGCAGCTGTTCTGCCTCTCCATGCCTGGCTCCCTGATGCCTATCCTGAAGCAACAGTAGAAGGTGCTGTGTTTATGTGTGCCTTTACCACAAAGACAGCAGTCTATGTCCTTGCAAGAGGCTTCCCTGGTTTTGAAGTCCTGGCCATACTCGGAACAGCTATGACAGTATACGGTGTCTTTTATGCGGTTATAGAAAATGACATGCGTCGAGTTCTTGCATACCACATCATAAGCCAGGTTGGATACATGGTGGCAGGTGTTGGAATAGGGACTGAATTGGCTGTAAACGGTGCATGTGCCCATGCCTTTGCCCATATTCTTTATAAGGCGCTTCTTTTCATGGGTGCAGGGGCAGTGCTTTATATGACAGGGACTGCAAAACTTACAAAGCTCGGTGGTTTATATAAGTATATGCCACTTACCATGATCTTCTATGTGGTTGGTGCCATATCCATCTCAGGCTTCCCCCTATTTTCTGGTTTTGTGAGTAAATCCATGATCGTGGCATCTGCCCATGAAGAGGGAAGGTTGATACTTATGCTTCTTATGAACCTGGCAGGGATAGGTACATTCCTTTCAGTTGGACTAAAGGTAACGTATTTTGCCTTCTTTAGTAAGGACGAGGCACCCATTAAAACCACAGAGCCACCAAAAAATATGCTCTGGTCTATGGGATTGACTTCTGCCCTTTGTTTTATAATAGGTGTATATCCTGATTCACTATATGTCCTTTTACCCCACAAGGTAGAATATCATCCCTATACATTATCTCATTTATCCGAGATGTTGCAGATTTTATCATTCACAGGACTTATATTCTTCCTGCTTGTGAAAAAGCTATCACCAGAAGAGAAGCTCAACCTTGACATGGATTATTTCTACAGAAAAGGTGGCAGGGCATTTATGTTTGTCGATGATATGGTAATAAGCCCAATAGATACATGGTGGGGCAATCTATATAATAAATTGGCGCTTAAACTTCTGTTTATAAAGGCAGCCTTTGCATATGCCTTTGATAGGAAGGTTATAGACGGCATAGTAGATGGAACAGCGATTTCTGTGAGAATGGCAGGCTTTATAGTGAGAAAATTGCAGACAGGAAAAATTCAGGCATATATAGGGTTTGCAGTTTTTATACTTGTCATAGTTATCTGGTTTGCTTTGAGGATGGGATAA
- the nuoB gene encoding NADH-quinone oxidoreductase subunit NuoB, producing MKEPIIKLAIAEKFLNLARANSIWPMTFGLACCAIEMMAGAMARFDIARFGAEVFRPSPRQADLMIVNGTVTKKMAPTVVTLYEQMPSPKWVIVMGNCAISGGPFAFKGQYNIIEGIDKLIPVDVYVPGCPPRPEGLLEGLMKLEEKITGTRRFPVPEQRW from the coding sequence ATAAAAGAGCCTATCATAAAGCTCGCCATTGCAGAGAAATTTTTAAACCTTGCAAGGGCAAATTCTATCTGGCCCATGACATTTGGTCTTGCCTGCTGTGCCATAGAGATGATGGCAGGGGCAATGGCAAGATTTGATATAGCCCGCTTTGGCGCCGAAGTCTTTAGACCGAGCCCAAGGCAGGCAGACCTCATGATAGTAAACGGAACAGTGACGAAAAAGATGGCGCCTACTGTCGTGACCTTATATGAGCAGATGCCATCACCTAAATGGGTAATCGTTATGGGTAACTGTGCCATATCAGGAGGCCCGTTTGCATTTAAAGGCCAATATAATATCATTGAAGGTATTGACAAACTCATACCTGTAGATGTGTATGTGCCAGGATGTCCGCCAAGACCTGAAGGACTCCTTGAAGGCCTTATGAAATTAGAGGAGAAGATAACAGGGACAAGACGTTTCCCTGTGCCGGAACAGAGATGGTAA
- a CDS encoding monovalent cation/H+ antiporter subunit D family protein: MTIESPIPLIPIVIVLITTILIMFSGKKPNLREFWSFAGSIATFLSVAYMVPIIFNGQKIIYTLSTIAPGISLNFRVDALSLVFGIISSFLWIFATSYNVGYMRSLNEHAQTRYYACFAVAILGAQGVSYSGSLFSLYLFYEIITIFTYPLVAHHQDEEGYAGAKKYIVYLMGTSKGLLLPATVLTYVLTGTLDFSDNIVTGIFGKDYNNIWISIAYWLFIFGFAKAAIMPLHNWLPSAMVAPTPVSALLHAVAVVKAGVFCISRVMLSTFGTSLLHNTNLGIWTAYIVSFTILAASVIALTKDDLKARLAYSTVSQLSYIVLGVALLDPAGVMGGIIHIANHGFSKITLFFCAGAIYVATHKKKISDMAGLGYAMPFTFGAFAIASLSMIGVPPVAGFVSKWYLLNGAMGIHNMIIVTVLLASTILNAGYFAPITIRAFFQGNRPGWSRENIKEAPLTMVVPLVCASIISVIIGIFPQFFTGLIGRLLP; this comes from the coding sequence ATGACCATAGAGAGCCCTATACCTCTTATACCCATAGTTATTGTTCTTATAACAACAATTCTCATCATGTTCTCTGGCAAAAAACCCAATCTCAGGGAGTTCTGGTCTTTTGCCGGCTCTATAGCTACATTTCTCTCTGTGGCATATATGGTGCCCATAATATTTAATGGGCAAAAAATCATATATACCTTATCTACAATAGCCCCGGGTATTTCATTGAATTTCAGGGTGGATGCACTTTCTCTTGTATTCGGTATTATCTCATCTTTTCTCTGGATATTTGCCACCTCATATAATGTGGGCTATATGCGTTCCTTAAATGAGCACGCCCAGACAAGGTATTATGCATGTTTTGCCGTGGCTATCCTTGGCGCCCAAGGTGTTTCCTATTCCGGGAGTCTGTTTTCTCTATATCTCTTCTACGAGATAATCACCATCTTTACATATCCTCTTGTTGCCCATCATCAGGATGAGGAAGGTTATGCAGGTGCTAAAAAATATATAGTTTACCTCATGGGCACATCTAAAGGATTACTTCTGCCTGCAACAGTCCTTACTTATGTCCTTACAGGGACCCTTGATTTCTCAGATAATATTGTTACAGGCATATTTGGAAAGGATTACAACAATATTTGGATAAGCATAGCTTATTGGCTATTTATATTCGGCTTTGCCAAGGCAGCTATAATGCCACTACATAACTGGTTACCTTCGGCAATGGTGGCACCAACGCCTGTTAGCGCACTACTACACGCAGTGGCAGTTGTTAAGGCAGGGGTCTTTTGTATATCCAGGGTCATGCTCTCTACATTTGGAACATCCTTGTTGCATAATACAAATCTCGGTATATGGACTGCCTATATTGTATCATTTACAATACTTGCTGCTTCAGTTATAGCCCTTACAAAAGATGACTTAAAGGCAAGGCTTGCATATTCCACGGTTAGCCAGCTTTCATATATTGTCCTTGGTGTTGCATTACTCGATCCAGCAGGGGTCATGGGTGGCATCATACATATAGCAAACCACGGTTTTAGCAAGATAACCCTGTTCTTCTGTGCAGGTGCAATATACGTGGCTACACATAAGAAAAAGATAAGTGATATGGCAGGTCTTGGTTATGCCATGCCTTTTACGTTTGGGGCATTTGCCATTGCATCACTAAGTATGATAGGTGTTCCGCCTGTGGCAGGCTTTGTGAGTAAATGGTATCTCTTAAACGGCGCCATGGGAATACACAATATGATCATAGTTACGGTTCTTCTTGCCAGCACTATTTTAAATGCAGGTTACTTTGCCCCCATTACCATAAGGGCATTTTTCCAGGGAAATAGACCTGGATGGAGCAGAGAAAACATCAAAGAGGCACCCCTTACCATGGTTGTGCCCCTTGTTTGTGCATCCATTATTTCTGTGATCATAGGAATTTTCCCTCAGTTCTTCACAGGACTTATAGGGAGGCTATTACCGTAA
- a CDS encoding NADH-quinone oxidoreductase subunit J: MHLADIVFIIVILITMAGALITVLSGSIIYALMGLIATMFGIGGLYIYLNAPFIAMMQILIYVGAISILIAFAIMLAGPMFKRPKEWTKPVKIISGAIVSVASFILFITVVMRTEWSGLKEVQQVMTTKDIGRALFDRFMLPFELISLLIVVSVIGAIMLAIYSRKER, translated from the coding sequence ATGCACTTAGCTGACATAGTCTTTATCATAGTAATACTGATAACCATGGCTGGGGCGCTCATTACGGTTCTTTCTGGCTCTATAATCTATGCCCTTATGGGACTCATAGCAACCATGTTCGGTATTGGAGGGCTCTATATATATCTTAATGCACCCTTTATAGCCATGATGCAGATTCTTATCTATGTGGGAGCCATATCAATACTCATTGCATTTGCCATAATGCTGGCAGGTCCCATGTTTAAAAGGCCAAAGGAATGGACAAAGCCTGTTAAAATCATCTCTGGGGCCATAGTTTCTGTTGCCTCTTTTATACTTTTTATTACTGTGGTCATGCGGACCGAGTGGTCAGGGCTCAAGGAAGTGCAGCAGGTTATGACTACAAAGGATATTGGTAGGGCACTCTTTGACAGATTTATGCTTCCTTTTGAGCTTATTTCACTCCTTATTGTGGTGAGCGTGATAGGGGCTATAATGCTGGCAATCTATTCGAGGAAGGAAAGATGA
- a CDS encoding DedA family protein has product MEVYLEKFGYIGIFVGTFLEGETTVLLGGLFSKLGYMNIYKVILFAFLGTFAGDFTFFALGKKFGRNMIDRYEFLSNKVPIADKIIKKHGNFIIFIIRFLVGIRAVILILLGCTNIRISKFLFFSIANSMLWSIVVSIIGYVFGKVVYIFVKDMKHYEWHIISGIILLIIIFIIIYRRIVEKKEKSYAD; this is encoded by the coding sequence ATGGAAGTATATTTAGAAAAATTCGGCTATATAGGCATTTTTGTAGGAACTTTTTTAGAAGGGGAGACTACTGTTCTTCTCGGCGGTTTATTCTCAAAACTTGGATATATGAACATATATAAGGTAATATTATTCGCCTTTTTAGGCACATTTGCCGGTGATTTTACGTTCTTTGCCCTGGGAAAAAAATTCGGTAGAAATATGATAGACAGGTATGAATTTCTATCCAATAAAGTGCCCATAGCAGATAAGATAATAAAAAAACACGGGAATTTTATCATCTTTATAATCAGGTTTCTTGTAGGTATTAGGGCAGTGATTCTTATACTTCTGGGATGCACGAATATAAGGATAAGTAAGTTCCTTTTTTTTAGTATAGCAAACTCTATGCTATGGAGCATAGTGGTATCCATCATCGGCTATGTATTCGGCAAAGTGGTCTATATATTTGTCAAAGATATGAAGCATTATGAATGGCATATCATATCAGGCATTATACTCTTGATTATAATCTTTATAATCATATATAGGCGTATTGTGGAAAAAAAGGAGAAGTCTTATGCAGATTGA